A single region of the Tigriopus californicus strain San Diego chromosome 8, Tcal_SD_v2.1, whole genome shotgun sequence genome encodes:
- the LOC131885240 gene encoding uncharacterized protein LOC131885240 has protein sequence MEGMVPDEERGVATLGGRASLPTMYVENELNNSTVSNAHLRFRKISHEAPNSSNGRFNPCYGTPTTYCSSPRANHKTPDSGIEVSSSSLDTSPESLDNQSQSLRFPPHRNLYEDGSFNEADEYEADIPDPMSMSWEDLKRNWTRSRIRFDSPSYLPKLKEILPVLLLITVLASAGFGVVILQNALRRGASTQGDDVQALIMGGKYEALAYGQKRRREVLESSGRLLPDNLQSETGDVLGGKKASIQYGHDLKNLQAKEETQRMLEVQAAKLEKIIETLALKEGDSEEVANEKKDLLLEKLRESGHFASSKIEPLDIDNVSPPQDHEVIIEKKPSPQIGPKLDDENNAPNSENPEPVKIRRKRVILQSKSANPLKEFRITELDGEKEDDPFRLL, from the exons atggaAGGAATGGTTCCCGACGAAGAAAGGGGCGTTGCAACCTTGGGAGGAAGGGCTAGCCTTCCCACTATGTACGTCGAAAACGAATTGAATAACTCTACCGTAAGCAACGCCCACCTTCGCTTCCGGAAAATAAGCCACGAGGCGCCGAATTCCTCGAATGGGCGTTTCAACCCTTGCTATGGCACCCCTACCACGTATTGCTCCTCACCGAGGGCAAACCATAAGACGCCAGATTCAGGTATCGAGGTTTCCAGTTCATCGTTGGACACTTCTCCAGAATCTCTTGACAATCAGTCGCAAAGTCTGCGTTTTCCACCTCACAGGAATCTTTATGAG GATGGGTCCTTCAATGAGGCTGACGAGTATGAGGCTGACATCCCCGATCCGATGAGCATGTCTTGGGAGGACTTGAAGAGAAATTGGACTCGTAGCCGAATCCGATTCGACTCCCCATCATATTTGCCCAAGCTCAAGGAGATTCTACCGGTCTTGCTCTTGATTACGGTCTTGGCCAGCGCCGGATTCGGTGTGGTGATCCTTCAAAATGCCCTCCGTAGAGGAGCCTCAACTCAAGGCGACGATGTCCAAGCCTTAATTATGGGCGGTAAATACGAAGCCCTCGCCTACGGTCAAAAACGGCGACGGGAGGTTCTGGAGAGCTCGGGGCGTCTTCTTCCCGATAACCTGCAGTCCGAAACTGGAGATGTTTTAGGAGGCAAGAAAGCTTCGATTCAATATGGTCACGACCTCAAGAACCTGCAGGCCAAAGAAGAGACCCAACGCATGTTGGAAGTACAAGCCGcaaaattggaaaagatcaTCGAGACTCTGGCCCTGAAGGAGGGGGATTCCGAGGAGGTTGCCAATGAGAAGAAAGACCTTCTCTTGGAGAAACTGCGCGAGTCCGGACATTTTGCCTCCTCCAAGATCGAACCTCTGGATATCGACAATGTCAGTCCGCCTCAGGATCATGAAgtgatcattgaaaagaaacccTCTCCACAAATCGGTCCTAAACTGGACGACGAGAACAATGCCCCTAATTCAGAAAACCCTGAGCCTGTCAAAATTCGCCGGAAGCGAGTGATTTTACAATCTAAGAGTGCCAACCCATTGAAGGAGTTCAGGATCACAGAACTTGACGGGGAAAAAGAGGACGACCCCTTTCGCCTGCTATGA